In the genome of Zobellia nedashkovskayae, the window CAGGCTTTAACGGATTGTGTTTGTTGGCAATTAGATTTTGATACGTTTCAAACTCTTTTTCATAACATCCGAAGTTTTAGGGAGCAAGGCCGTACAACCCTTGTGAGTAGTTACTTTTCACTAAAACAGCAAAGTGTATCCATGATTGCTGATCAGGCGAAGGATAGGTATTTAAGGCTGATGAAAGAAAAACCACACGTAATACAAAATGTTTCTTTAAAGCACATTGCTTCCTTTCTTGGTATTACGGACACTTCTCTAAGTAGGCTCAGGAAAGAAATTTCTGAGGAATAGATTTTCTTGCCATAGGACAAGTTTTATATTCTCCGTTGTTCGCAACTTTACAACATAGATAATTGGTAAAACTGTAAACGAATGGAAAATCAAAAAGAATTTATGTTTCTCTTCCGTATGGAACCGAGCAAGAAACAGCCTACTGCAACACAAATTGCTAGAATGCAGAAAGAATGGGGTGCCTTTATAGGCACTATTGCTTCGCAGGCTAAATTGGTAAGTACTTCCAGAATAGGTTTTGAAGGGAATCTAATACATAAAAATGGGCGTATTGAAAACAATATTAATGTTTCTAATAACGAAACCTTAAGCGGTAATATGGTCGTGAAATCCTCTTCATTAAAGGATGCTACGGAAATGGCTAAAAATTGTCCTATTCTAACACTAGGTGGGTCTGTTGAGGTCAGGAATGTTATTCCCATGGAATCTTAAAACACGTACTTATATGAAAACGATATTTAACCAAAATACAGTTGAAGAGTTGGTGTTAAGAATCAATACATTAGAAGCTAATGACACTGCGCAATGGGGTAAAATGAATGCCTATCAAATGGTGAAACACTGCTGCTTGGGTGAAGAGATGTTTCTAGGGAAGAAAAATTACAAACGTTTATTTATTGGCCGGTTGTTTGGTTCAAAGGCCTTAAAGGGAATTTTAAAGGATGAAAAGCCCATAAAGAAAAACCAACCCACCCATCCTGAACTGAAAATTATAGGAACCGGAAATTTTGAAAATGAACAAAGGAAATGGATTGATCTGTTATGGGAATATCCAACATTTTCAAACACCAACTTTGTACATCCGTTTTTTGGAAAAATGAGTAAAGAGTAAATCGGGCAATTTGTTTACAAGCACACCAACCATCACTTAAATCAATTTGGGAAATAACTTTAAAAATGCTCAGTCTAATTTTTATACTCATTACCATTTTATCGCTAGTTCTCTTCTATTTTGGAACTGGCCAAAATAGGAAAGTCCTGATTTTGAGTGTTATATTACTTTTGGTTACTGGAGTACTGGCGTATTTCGGATTTTTTGAAAATACAGAAACCAAGCCTCCAAGATTTTTACTGGTAATTTTTTTGGGTATAGTGATGGCTACATATTTTTATAAAATAGTCCAGAAAGATGGCTTGAATTCCAACAAGTTGTTGGCCGTACATATTTTGAGAATACCAGTGGAATTAGTATTGTATCAACTCTTTTTAAGAAAGTTAATTCCGGAATTGATGACCTTTACCGGTTATAATTTTGATATTTTAGTTGGGGTTTCAGCATTAATAATTCTCATATATCTTCTAATTACAAGAAACAAATTGTCAAAACTGTTTGTAATACTATGGAATTCTATTGGTATACTTTTCTTGACGATTATTGTTGTGATTGCAATTCTATCATCTCCATTACCAATACAGCAATTCGCATTCGATCAACCTAACATAGCCCTATTGAAATTCCCTTATATCTATTTACCAGGTTATATTGTTCCCATTGTTTACCTGTCCCATATTCTATCTATTAGAAATGAGATAAGTCAAAAATAAAAGCTGTTCATGGAACGGTTGTAGTTTTTTATGCTCTAGGAAGAGCAAGATTTATCAAAATCAAATACCAATTCAAAATGGCTTTAAAGCTAACATGCAGAATGAAAAAAGCTATTTGGGACTAGTTCGTCAATACCCAAAGCTCTACTTCTTCGGTAGGTCGAGAATCTTTGTCCTCTTTTGTTTTGTTAGAATTAACCTTCACATCTTTTGTCCAAGACTTTTCTAATTTAAACCTGCCACCAGACTCCAGTTCCTTCTTAATAGGGTGTTGTTTTGTTGACTTTGTTAACTGGGCTATATTAGAAAATATAATTACAAGCTTTCCGTCTGGTAACAAGCGCTCTTTTGCAGCAGCAAAAAAATCAGGAAACAGGTTTTTATCGTAATAAACAGCCTCGTCGTTTTTATCCGAACTATCTATTTTTGGTAGCCAAGGCGAATTAAAAACAATTAATTCGGTCTGTTTATCCCATTTTCCAAAAAGAGAACCATAATCTAGCTCAATTTTTCTGGAGAGTTTGGTATCACCCATGTGTTCTTTTAAACCAATAATAGCATTAGGATTTGTATCCGTGGCAAAAACCTTTTGAAAGCCATGCTTAACCATCTGGAAGGATAATACGCCAGTGCCAACGCCTACATCAATAGCAGATTTTTTAGGTCCTTCATAACGTTTTAACCAATTATCAAAAAGAATCAATTTTTCAAAACGGGTGGAGAAATATACACCGTAATAAGGGTGTATTTTGTTCCGTAATACAGGAGTGGTAATTCCGTTTTTGTACCATTGCCAAGCACTGTTTAGGCCTTGAACTTGCGGAAAGGATAATATAAAATTGTTGTCCTCTGGATATAATTTTTCTAACCAACCAATGGAAGGCGCTTTTTTTACGGCCAGTTTATGGTCTACAATTTCTATTAAAACTAGATTTGAAAGTTTGTGAAAAGCAGAACGGAATTGGTGTTGTTCTTTAAGGGTTTTATTGGGTAGCTTTTTCTTGAGATATAATTGCAACTCTTTAAGAAGGAGTAAGCCATCACTATAAAAAGCGGTTATTAAAATAGGCTTGCCACCTTCTAAAATTTTAATAGTACGCTTAAGGTCTAAAGAGCCGTCAAAGACTATTATGGGTTTTCCTGTTTCAGATACAAAAGGTTCTGGCTTGTTTACAAGAATTGGCTCAGACTTGTTATCTTCTTTTTTTGAAGTTTTATTTACTGTAGATTTTGAAAGCGCCATTTTTTTGAATTGAAACGAATTGCAAAGTAATGAACTGAGCAAAGCGTAAGGATTAAAACCACTACATGAGTTACTTGCTAGCAATCAGGCATTAAATTGGTTGCTAGCGTTTTATTAATCAAAATAAGGACTGAAAATAGCCTTATCAATTCGCTAGTGCGAAGGGGTGTTGAAAAA includes:
- a CDS encoding Crp/Fnr family transcriptional regulator, with amino-acid sequence MNEQHFLNNIFKAQDFSAEERDIIFPKFKQVSFSKNDFLLQEGTTENYYWFVESGFVRSYVVDTEGNDISTNFYSTGDIVIDWTSFFLRNPTRENIQALTDCVCWQLDFDTFQTLFHNIRSFREQGRTTLVSSYFSLKQQSVSMIADQAKDRYLRLMKEKPHVIQNVSLKHIASFLGITDTSLSRLRKEISEE
- a CDS encoding YciI family protein is translated as MENQKEFMFLFRMEPSKKQPTATQIARMQKEWGAFIGTIASQAKLVSTSRIGFEGNLIHKNGRIENNINVSNNETLSGNMVVKSSSLKDATEMAKNCPILTLGGSVEVRNVIPMES
- a CDS encoding methyltransferase; amino-acid sequence: MALSKSTVNKTSKKEDNKSEPILVNKPEPFVSETGKPIIVFDGSLDLKRTIKILEGGKPILITAFYSDGLLLLKELQLYLKKKLPNKTLKEQHQFRSAFHKLSNLVLIEIVDHKLAVKKAPSIGWLEKLYPEDNNFILSFPQVQGLNSAWQWYKNGITTPVLRNKIHPYYGVYFSTRFEKLILFDNWLKRYEGPKKSAIDVGVGTGVLSFQMVKHGFQKVFATDTNPNAIIGLKEHMGDTKLSRKIELDYGSLFGKWDKQTELIVFNSPWLPKIDSSDKNDEAVYYDKNLFPDFFAAAKERLLPDGKLVIIFSNIAQLTKSTKQHPIKKELESGGRFKLEKSWTKDVKVNSNKTKEDKDSRPTEEVELWVLTN